One part of the Streptomyces sp. NBC_00286 genome encodes these proteins:
- a CDS encoding alpha-ketoacid dehydrogenase subunit beta has product MTTITEAPAVAPDATARELTYVKAFNEGLAQAMREDENVFVAGEDVAGYGGVFRMFDNLLDEFGPRRMIDTPISEAALVGLGVGAAARGLRPVVDLMFMDFIGVCLDQIVNQAAKMKYMFGGALSVPLTITTASGAGLGAAAQHSQSLEAWLAHVPGLKVVMPCDAYTAKGLTVSAIRDDNPVVVMLNKVLLGSKSQVPEPIYGIPLGQAHTARQGSDVTVIALGRMVGEALAAADELAAEGVEIEVIDPRTVQPLDTETMIASVRRTNRVLVVHEAVTFGGLGGEIAAQIQDAAFDYLDAPVLRIGAPFSPVPFSPVLEKAYVPDGARIAQGCRRLLERS; this is encoded by the coding sequence ATGACCACCATCACCGAAGCACCCGCCGTCGCCCCGGACGCCACGGCCCGCGAACTGACCTACGTCAAGGCCTTCAACGAAGGACTCGCACAGGCCATGCGCGAGGACGAGAACGTCTTCGTCGCCGGCGAGGACGTGGCCGGATACGGCGGCGTGTTCCGCATGTTCGACAACCTCCTCGATGAGTTCGGCCCACGCCGCATGATCGACACCCCGATCTCCGAGGCCGCCCTGGTCGGCCTCGGCGTGGGCGCCGCGGCCCGGGGTCTGCGCCCCGTCGTCGACCTGATGTTCATGGACTTCATCGGCGTCTGCCTGGACCAGATCGTCAACCAGGCCGCCAAGATGAAGTACATGTTCGGCGGCGCCCTCTCGGTGCCGCTCACCATCACGACCGCCTCCGGCGCGGGCCTCGGTGCCGCAGCCCAGCACAGCCAGAGCCTGGAGGCCTGGCTCGCGCATGTGCCCGGCCTCAAGGTCGTCATGCCGTGCGACGCGTACACCGCCAAGGGCCTGACCGTCTCGGCGATCCGGGACGACAACCCGGTCGTCGTCATGCTCAACAAGGTCCTGCTGGGCAGCAAGAGCCAGGTGCCCGAGCCGATCTACGGCATCCCGCTCGGCCAGGCCCACACCGCGCGCCAGGGCTCCGACGTCACCGTCATCGCGCTGGGCCGCATGGTGGGCGAGGCCCTCGCCGCGGCCGACGAACTCGCCGCCGAGGGCGTCGAGATCGAGGTGATCGACCCCCGCACCGTCCAGCCCCTGGACACCGAGACCATGATCGCCTCCGTACGCCGCACCAACCGGGTCCTCGTCGTGCACGAAGCCGTCACCTTCGGCGGGCTCGGCGGGGAGATCGCCGCCCAGATCCAGGACGCGGCCTTCGACTACCTGGACGCACCGGTCCTGCGCATCGGCGCCCCCTTCTCCCCCGTGCCCTTCTCCCCCGTTCTGGAGAAGGCGTACGTCCCCGATGGCGCCCGCATCGCACAAGGGTGCCGCCGTCTCCTCGAAAGGTCGTGA
- a CDS encoding 2-oxo acid dehydrogenase subunit E2 produces MAVEVLLPKIGLTMQEGTIDEWLVPTGTAVSEGEALLRLATDKVDVDVEAEAGGLFHPVVPVGATVPAGALIGWLLAEGEQPPEPGGTPMASGSGSSGTAAQSVAVGAVSAASAFDGGGTSVAPAINGTGAVASPSGHAGNGSAALGFDADRASVAPALNGNGATPSGHGGHGSAAPSLNSSTASVGHGGRLLASPNARRVAAEAGVDITAVRGTGPGGRIVSEDVEDFLAAAAAAPVAQVPSAAALHGDAVTPVSPLVRRLAKERGIDLSGVNGTGPGGKIRRSDLDAVTPTPAPAPVRPKAVPQPGDVLPLTGMRGTIARRMHASLQEMAQLTHGYEVRMDAVVSLRARLKEEWADSDLPVPSLNDFLLKAAALALREHPLLNATVRDDGIHLLGDIHLGFAVAVPGGLMVPVIEDAVELPLPEIARRSRTLAEAAREGRISPTQLEGATFTVTSLGGYGVDFFTPVVNPGNVAILGVGRLRDGVEWVDDRPLRTQVLTLSLTFDHRAVDGAPAAEYLRTVGELLRKPLRLLV; encoded by the coding sequence GTGGCGGTCGAGGTTCTGCTGCCGAAGATCGGCCTGACCATGCAGGAAGGCACGATCGACGAGTGGCTCGTTCCCACCGGAACGGCCGTCTCGGAGGGCGAGGCCCTGCTGCGGCTGGCCACCGACAAGGTCGACGTGGACGTCGAGGCGGAGGCCGGTGGACTGTTCCACCCTGTGGTTCCGGTCGGGGCGACCGTCCCGGCGGGGGCGCTCATCGGCTGGCTGCTGGCCGAAGGAGAGCAGCCGCCGGAGCCGGGGGGTACGCCGATGGCTTCCGGATCCGGGTCCAGTGGTACGGCCGCCCAGTCCGTGGCCGTGGGCGCTGTCTCCGCGGCGTCGGCATTCGATGGCGGCGGGACTTCCGTGGCCCCAGCAATCAACGGCACCGGAGCGGTCGCGTCACCGTCCGGTCATGCCGGCAATGGCTCGGCGGCGTTGGGATTCGATGCCGACAGGGCTTCCGTGGCCCCGGCACTCAATGGCAACGGCGCAACACCCTCCGGTCACGGCGGCCATGGCTCCGCGGCGCCATCCCTCAACAGCAGCACGGCCTCCGTCGGTCACGGAGGTCGACTCCTCGCCTCGCCGAACGCCCGGCGCGTGGCGGCCGAGGCCGGCGTGGACATCACCGCCGTACGCGGCACCGGGCCCGGAGGCCGGATCGTCTCCGAGGATGTGGAGGACTTTCTCGCCGCCGCTGCCGCCGCGCCGGTGGCACAGGTGCCGTCCGCCGCTGCCCTGCACGGCGACGCGGTCACCCCTGTCTCGCCCCTGGTCCGCCGGCTGGCGAAGGAGCGCGGCATCGATCTGTCAGGGGTGAACGGCACCGGTCCGGGCGGCAAGATCCGCAGGTCAGACCTCGACGCCGTGACCCCGACGCCCGCACCGGCGCCCGTACGTCCGAAGGCGGTGCCCCAACCGGGGGACGTCCTCCCCCTCACCGGAATGCGCGGCACCATCGCCCGCCGGATGCATGCCAGCCTCCAGGAGATGGCCCAGCTGACGCACGGTTACGAGGTGCGGATGGACGCCGTCGTGTCCTTGCGGGCCCGGCTCAAGGAGGAATGGGCCGACAGCGACTTGCCCGTCCCCAGCCTCAACGACTTCCTGCTCAAGGCCGCCGCACTGGCCCTACGCGAACACCCGCTGCTCAACGCGACGGTGCGGGACGACGGCATCCATCTGCTCGGCGACATCCACCTCGGCTTCGCGGTGGCCGTGCCGGGCGGCCTGATGGTCCCCGTGATCGAGGACGCGGTGGAGTTGCCCCTGCCCGAGATCGCCCGCCGGTCGAGAACCCTGGCCGAGGCCGCGCGTGAGGGGCGGATCTCGCCGACCCAGTTGGAAGGCGCCACCTTCACCGTCACCTCGCTGGGCGGATACGGCGTCGACTTCTTCACCCCCGTGGTCAACCCCGGCAATGTCGCCATCCTCGGCGTGGGCAGGCTCAGGGACGGTGTCGAGTGGGTGGACGACCGGCCGCTGCGGACACAGGTTCTCACCCTGAGCCTCACCTTCGACCACCGTGCCGTCGACGGGGCACCGGCGGCCGAGTATCTGCGCACGGTCGGTGAGTTGCTGCGCAAGCCGCTCCGGCTGCTGGTCTGA
- a CDS encoding TetR/AcrR family transcriptional regulator: MTTSGARAAHRPSRKQWVIEAATELFATQSPDEVTVADIAARAEMTSAAVYYHFSSKDKVLVEGMRVFATALREELHALTEAHTPGSPVGPTVTALVAWLGEHRSAATVFFTSSAGMSQEAEALRHESRTQLLEELVRLTRKARESVSDAEAAVIALGLLSLLETSAISQVRGDDVYRSLGHRSFVREVGRLAERIADPAAAE; encoded by the coding sequence ATGACGACATCCGGAGCCCGCGCCGCGCACCGTCCTTCGCGCAAGCAGTGGGTGATCGAAGCGGCCACGGAGCTGTTCGCCACCCAGTCGCCGGACGAGGTGACGGTTGCCGACATCGCCGCTCGTGCGGAGATGACCTCGGCAGCGGTCTACTACCACTTCTCCTCCAAGGACAAGGTGCTGGTGGAGGGGATGCGGGTGTTCGCCACCGCGCTGCGCGAAGAGCTGCACGCGCTCACGGAGGCCCACACGCCCGGCTCGCCCGTCGGACCGACCGTCACCGCTCTGGTGGCCTGGCTGGGCGAACACCGTTCCGCCGCCACCGTCTTCTTCACGTCCTCGGCCGGCATGAGCCAGGAGGCGGAGGCGCTGCGCCACGAGAGCCGGACGCAGTTGCTGGAGGAACTGGTACGGCTGACCCGCAAGGCCCGGGAGTCGGTGTCCGATGCCGAGGCCGCCGTCATCGCCCTGGGCCTGTTGTCGCTGCTGGAGACCTCGGCGATCTCGCAGGTACGCGGGGACGACGTCTACCGCTCGCTCGGACACCGCTCGTTCGTCCGCGAGGTCGGCCGCCTCGCCGAGCGGATCGCCGACCCGGCGGCGGCCGAGTAG
- a CDS encoding TetR/AcrR family transcriptional regulator, producing MMATTQNGKQPAHRPSRRQHIITAAVRVFGRNGFAETSIQDIADEAQVVPTAVYYHFDGKEELLELAMRRVFDQLNAVVEAARPESEPGSAEGLLRVIDAVWDWVEQNPEEARLYQVQISSANGNVKVLRDEFEQRHIQRAYDYLPESTTRSPRAAKSRHAAQALAVRTLISTTILVTALRAEGGPLSQLPSRSVQEAVRSLALRIVTAEQKPAAASS from the coding sequence ATGATGGCCACCACGCAGAACGGTAAGCAGCCCGCCCACCGCCCCTCGCGACGGCAGCACATCATCACTGCCGCCGTGCGCGTGTTCGGCCGCAACGGATTCGCGGAGACCAGCATCCAGGACATCGCGGACGAGGCCCAGGTGGTACCCACGGCCGTCTACTACCACTTCGACGGCAAGGAGGAGCTGCTCGAACTCGCCATGCGGCGGGTCTTCGACCAGCTCAACGCGGTGGTGGAGGCGGCCCGTCCGGAGTCCGAGCCGGGTAGTGCGGAGGGTTTGCTGCGGGTCATCGACGCGGTGTGGGACTGGGTGGAGCAGAACCCGGAGGAGGCCCGGCTGTACCAGGTGCAGATCTCCTCGGCCAACGGCAACGTCAAGGTGTTGCGGGACGAGTTCGAGCAGCGGCACATCCAGCGGGCGTACGACTACCTGCCGGAGAGCACCACGCGCAGTCCCCGGGCGGCCAAGTCACGGCACGCGGCACAGGCCCTCGCTGTCCGCACGCTGATCAGTACGACCATCCTGGTCACCGCGCTGCGAGCGGAAGGCGGGCCGCTGTCCCAGTTGCCCTCCCGGTCCGTACAGGAGGCGGTCAGGTCGCTGGCGCTGCGCATCGTCACCGCCGAGCAGAAGCCGGCCGCGGCTTCTAGCTGA
- a CDS encoding SDR family NAD(P)-dependent oxidoreductase: protein MWHGDRTALVTGGARGIGLEICRQLADGGLRVLVGARSWEAAEEACRAIGPAALPLALDVASAKSVAEAAREAGELTGGIDVLVNNAGVSLDGDLRPPYLDEEILRTTLETNLAGAWRMAEAVVPGMVETGYGRVVNVTSSYGSLALMDSGRHPAYRISKTALNALTRMLAAELAGTGVLVNAADPGWTRSGMGGPAAPRGPEAGADTPVWLATLPEGDGTTGRLFADRKPLPW, encoded by the coding sequence ATGTGGCACGGCGACAGAACCGCACTGGTCACCGGCGGAGCGCGCGGCATCGGCCTGGAGATATGCCGACAGCTCGCGGACGGGGGGCTGCGGGTCCTGGTCGGGGCGCGAAGTTGGGAGGCGGCCGAGGAGGCGTGCCGCGCCATCGGTCCGGCGGCACTGCCGCTGGCCCTGGACGTGGCCTCGGCGAAGAGCGTCGCCGAAGCGGCGCGGGAAGCCGGGGAGTTGACTGGCGGGATTGACGTCCTGGTGAACAACGCGGGAGTGTCCCTGGACGGCGACCTACGGCCCCCGTACCTCGACGAGGAGATCCTGCGCACGACCCTGGAGACGAACCTCGCGGGTGCCTGGCGCATGGCGGAAGCCGTCGTGCCAGGCATGGTGGAGACCGGCTACGGACGGGTCGTCAACGTCACCAGCTCATACGGCTCGCTGGCGCTCATGGACTCCGGCCGCCACCCGGCCTACCGGATCTCCAAGACCGCCCTCAACGCCCTGACCCGTATGCTCGCGGCCGAACTGGCCGGCACAGGCGTCCTGGTCAACGCCGCCGATCCGGGCTGGACCCGCAGCGGTATGGGCGGTCCCGCTGCCCCGCGCGGTCCGGAGGCCGGCGCGGACACCCCGGTCTGGCTGGCCACCCTCCCCGAGGGCGACGGGACGACGGGCAGGTTGTTCGCCGACCGCAAGCCCCTGCCCTGGTGA
- a CDS encoding thiolase family protein, which yields MSRSDEVYVVGCGMHPFGRDESVTGMDMAERAVREALADAGVAWEDIGYAAGGSDVSGKPDTLVGRLGLTGVPFANVQNGCATGASTVLAVANALRAGEASLGLAVGFDKHERGAFNVSAARYGLPDWYAETGMMLTTQFFALKTQRYLHEHGISERALAKVAARAFRNGSQHPLAWRRKELTEEEILNSAEVSPPLTQYMFCSPGQGAAALVLALGDRAFDLCERPVKLASLAFRTRRFGSFEVFSPWLPPGPHRSPSVDAAEAAFRTAGLRPADVQVAQLQDTDSGSELIHLAETGLCGHGEQEELLADGDTDPTGRIPVNTDGGCLAGGEPVGASGLRQFHEVVRQLQGRAPGVQVPGAPRVGFTHVYGAPGISACSVLTI from the coding sequence ATGAGCCGGAGCGACGAGGTCTATGTCGTCGGCTGCGGAATGCATCCCTTCGGCCGCGACGAGAGCGTTACCGGGATGGACATGGCCGAGCGCGCGGTACGCGAGGCCCTGGCCGACGCCGGTGTCGCCTGGGAGGACATCGGTTACGCGGCGGGCGGCTCCGACGTGTCCGGCAAGCCCGACACCCTGGTCGGCCGTCTGGGCCTGACCGGTGTGCCGTTCGCCAACGTACAGAACGGCTGCGCCACCGGAGCCTCGACGGTGCTCGCGGTGGCCAACGCACTGCGCGCCGGCGAGGCCTCGCTCGGACTGGCCGTGGGCTTCGACAAGCACGAGCGGGGCGCCTTCAACGTCTCCGCGGCACGCTACGGACTGCCCGACTGGTATGCCGAGACCGGCATGATGCTGACCACCCAGTTCTTCGCCCTCAAGACTCAGCGGTACTTGCACGAGCACGGGATCTCGGAGCGGGCGCTGGCGAAGGTGGCCGCGCGGGCCTTCCGCAACGGCTCCCAGCACCCCCTGGCCTGGCGGCGCAAGGAGCTGACGGAGGAGGAGATCCTCAACTCCGCCGAGGTCAGTCCGCCCCTCACCCAGTACATGTTCTGCTCGCCGGGGCAGGGCGCGGCGGCTCTGGTACTGGCGCTCGGCGACCGTGCCTTCGACCTGTGCGAACGCCCCGTAAAACTGGCGTCGTTGGCCTTCAGGACCAGACGGTTCGGCTCGTTCGAGGTGTTCTCGCCCTGGCTGCCGCCCGGACCGCACCGCAGCCCGAGCGTCGACGCCGCGGAGGCTGCCTTCCGCACGGCGGGGCTGCGGCCCGCGGACGTACAGGTCGCCCAACTGCAGGACACCGACAGCGGATCGGAACTGATCCACCTGGCGGAAACCGGACTGTGCGGCCACGGCGAGCAGGAGGAACTCCTCGCCGACGGGGACACCGATCCCACGGGCCGGATCCCGGTCAACACCGACGGCGGTTGCCTGGCCGGTGGCGAGCCCGTCGGCGCCTCCGGACTGCGCCAGTTCCACGAGGTCGTACGGCAGTTGCAGGGCCGGGCGCCGGGTGTGCAGGTGCCGGGTGCTCCCCGGGTCGGCTTCACCCATGTGTACGGGGCGCCCGGGATCAGCGCCTGCTCGGTACTGACGATCTGA
- a CDS encoding Zn-ribbon domain-containing OB-fold protein, giving the protein MISRLIDEDLFESVNPPRLTGARCSGCATVVFPRQDSCPKCSDGAMSAHVLPVSGRVWSWTLQAFQPKPPYRPPAGGYRPYHVGYVDLGEVLVEARLEVPRAEIRIGLPVRLTTVTAYRDEDGTEVLTFAFRPDGDPDGDGER; this is encoded by the coding sequence ATGATCAGCAGACTCATCGATGAGGACCTGTTCGAGAGCGTGAATCCACCGCGCCTCACGGGCGCGCGCTGCTCCGGCTGCGCCACCGTGGTCTTTCCCCGGCAGGACTCGTGCCCCAAGTGCTCGGACGGAGCCATGTCCGCGCATGTGCTGCCGGTGAGCGGGCGGGTGTGGTCGTGGACGCTGCAGGCGTTCCAGCCCAAGCCGCCGTACCGGCCGCCGGCCGGGGGCTATCGCCCGTACCACGTGGGCTATGTCGACCTCGGTGAGGTGCTGGTCGAGGCGCGGCTGGAGGTTCCCCGCGCCGAGATACGGATCGGGCTGCCGGTCCGGCTCACCACGGTGACCGCCTACCGCGACGAGGACGGGACCGAGGTGCTGACCTTCGCGTTCCGCCCGGACGGGGATCCGGACGGGGATGGGGAGCGATGA
- a CDS encoding acyl-CoA dehydrogenase family protein, translating into MTSTVTDSTALSDAELDDLRETVRSVCADAGGTAAVRRLSEHSPGIDAKLWDTLGGQVGLAALGLPEAAGGIGGLAEIAAVCEELGRTLTPVPLLSSTVLAGQVLAGCGTAERALEELAEGKAHALAVAAPDGVWRPDAVPVAVTWRGGVPLLDGTAPFVLDGADAEALVVAAAGADGLDLFLADPREPGVTVRRVPTLDLSRGQAVVSFSGARARPLTAGGEGADIVSRALDVALVALAAEQLGGAQAALDMTVAHVRDRTQFGRAIGGFQAIKHTCADMLLQVEAARSAVVRAVRSADSPEVLAEAAAVAQAWCGEAFVFVAAECVQLHGGMGFTWEHDAHLYFRRAQSDAVLLGGAAHHRERLAGLLGW; encoded by the coding sequence ATGACGAGCACCGTGACCGATAGCACGGCCCTGTCGGACGCCGAACTGGACGACCTGCGCGAGACCGTACGGTCGGTGTGCGCCGACGCGGGCGGTACCGCCGCGGTGCGCCGGCTGTCCGAGCATTCCCCGGGCATCGACGCCAAGTTGTGGGACACCCTCGGCGGGCAGGTCGGCCTCGCGGCCCTCGGTCTGCCCGAGGCGGCCGGAGGCATCGGCGGCCTCGCCGAGATCGCCGCGGTCTGCGAGGAGTTGGGCCGGACACTGACGCCGGTGCCCCTGTTGTCGTCCACCGTGCTGGCCGGGCAGGTCCTGGCAGGCTGCGGCACGGCCGAGCGGGCACTGGAGGAGCTGGCCGAGGGCAAGGCGCACGCCCTCGCGGTGGCGGCACCTGACGGGGTGTGGCGGCCGGACGCCGTGCCGGTGGCCGTCACCTGGCGAGGCGGCGTCCCGCTCCTCGACGGCACCGCTCCCTTCGTACTGGACGGTGCCGACGCCGAAGCGCTGGTCGTCGCCGCGGCCGGGGCCGACGGCCTGGACCTCTTCCTCGCCGACCCGCGCGAGCCCGGAGTGACCGTCCGCCGCGTACCCACCCTGGACCTCAGCCGCGGACAGGCGGTCGTCTCCTTCTCCGGCGCCCGTGCCCGGCCCCTGACCGCCGGGGGCGAGGGAGCGGACATCGTGAGCCGCGCCCTTGACGTGGCCCTGGTGGCCCTGGCCGCCGAGCAACTCGGCGGAGCGCAGGCCGCGTTGGACATGACGGTGGCCCATGTACGGGACCGCACACAGTTCGGCAGGGCCATCGGCGGCTTCCAGGCGATCAAGCACACCTGTGCCGACATGCTGCTTCAGGTCGAGGCCGCGCGGTCGGCGGTGGTGCGCGCCGTCCGGTCGGCCGACTCTCCCGAGGTGCTGGCCGAGGCGGCGGCGGTGGCGCAGGCGTGGTGCGGCGAGGCGTTCGTGTTCGTGGCCGCCGAGTGCGTCCAACTGCACGGCGGCATGGGCTTCACCTGGGAGCACGACGCGCACCTGTATTTCCGGCGCGCCCAGTCCGACGCCGTCCTGCTGGGTGGCGCCGCACACCATCGGGAACGGTTGGCGGGACTGCTGGGCTGGTGA
- a CDS encoding putative PEP-binding protein, whose translation MSITDRHSGVPTQAHPPSHALVPYGQGRIRGLDAGELGTHGIAMDRLVALGLPVVPGLTVPAGSAASLCEPGTARTALELVEQLTGRRIGDRSRPLLLRLSASASTEVAGLPPELACIGITPADADGIRAVIGRDDVLYEVWAATVRMIAEYALDVPAPELDDASLDAPDARARVDALLSTVARHAERPYPDDPAEQLALAARAVLGRWASPRARRSRKAQRLPAELGIALHVQAVRIGPWDHSGFGTAVSRHPDSGRFSPQGSFFRGVRRSAPPPRTGEPLEKLGGSSALLEHSLLTLERHLHAPVTVDFEVRDGEISLLAASAQSRPPLRAAVCLAADLAGDGALDREEAVRRISPAQVQELLHPQLRLTGGEQLLVKGLPASPGAATGAIVLSSERALELAADGTQVVLVAHETTPADVPGMLAAVAVLTGSGGIASHAAVVARGAGKPAVCGAEGLRADRAAGTVRIGDRVLREGDAVSLDGRTGAVYEGTLSVSVAGPPPELSTLLEWADGMRRLGVRANADTAAEVSTAVALGAEGVGLCRTEHQFLGDRLPLIRRVILAADAEARDEALSALEEAQHEDFKALLAAVGDRPVTVRLLDAPLHEFLPAAGEAQDAAEEQRAAALREANPMLGLRGVRLALLHERLYPAQAEALFTAWADVAATGVRPQLEVMIPLVSLPEELAAAAAYVRGAAEAVAARTGVEVPYRLGTMIETPRAALLAGELAEHAEFFSFGTNDLTQLTYGFSRDDVERQVLASYQERGFLTASPFARLDPHGVGALIALAVERARSVRPDIKLGVCGEHGGDPESIAFCDGLGLDYVSCSAHRVPVARMAAAHSAVREQRDESGSAR comes from the coding sequence TTGAGCATCACCGACCGCCACTCCGGCGTACCCACACAGGCGCACCCCCCTAGCCACGCCCTGGTGCCCTACGGCCAGGGACGGATCCGAGGGCTGGACGCCGGTGAACTGGGCACGCACGGCATCGCCATGGACCGGCTGGTTGCCCTCGGACTCCCAGTGGTGCCCGGACTGACGGTGCCGGCGGGCTCGGCCGCGTCGCTGTGCGAGCCGGGCACCGCCCGCACCGCCCTGGAACTCGTGGAGCAGCTGACGGGACGGCGGATCGGCGACCGGAGCAGGCCGCTGCTGCTGCGTCTGTCGGCGAGCGCGTCGACCGAGGTCGCCGGGCTGCCGCCGGAACTCGCCTGCATCGGTATCACCCCGGCCGACGCCGATGGCATCCGTGCCGTCATCGGCCGCGACGATGTGCTGTACGAGGTATGGGCGGCCACCGTCCGGATGATCGCGGAGTACGCCCTTGACGTGCCCGCACCGGAGCTCGACGACGCTTCGCTCGACGCCCCTGATGCCAGGGCCCGCGTCGACGCACTGCTCTCGACGGTCGCCCGGCATGCCGAGCGGCCGTACCCCGACGACCCGGCCGAGCAGCTCGCGCTGGCCGCTCGGGCGGTGCTGGGGCGGTGGGCCTCACCCCGGGCCAGGCGGTCCCGCAAAGCCCAGCGGCTCCCTGCGGAGCTGGGCATCGCACTGCATGTCCAGGCCGTGCGCATCGGGCCATGGGACCACTCCGGCTTCGGCACGGCGGTCAGCCGGCACCCCGACAGCGGCCGCTTCTCGCCGCAGGGCTCCTTCTTCCGGGGCGTACGCCGCAGCGCGCCGCCCCCGCGCACGGGCGAGCCGCTGGAGAAGCTGGGCGGGAGTTCCGCGCTGCTCGAGCACTCGCTGCTCACGCTCGAACGTCATCTGCACGCCCCGGTCACCGTCGACTTCGAGGTGCGCGACGGCGAGATCTCGCTGCTGGCCGCCTCGGCGCAGAGCCGCCCGCCGCTCCGTGCGGCGGTGTGCCTCGCCGCGGACCTGGCCGGGGACGGAGCACTCGACCGGGAAGAAGCCGTACGGCGGATCAGCCCCGCGCAGGTGCAGGAACTGCTGCACCCCCAGCTCCGGCTGACCGGCGGCGAGCAGCTCCTGGTGAAGGGACTGCCCGCCTCCCCGGGGGCGGCGACCGGCGCGATCGTCCTGTCGAGCGAACGTGCCCTCGAACTGGCCGCGGACGGCACGCAGGTCGTGCTCGTGGCCCATGAGACGACTCCCGCCGACGTCCCCGGGATGCTGGCCGCCGTCGCCGTACTCACCGGCAGCGGCGGCATCGCCTCGCACGCCGCCGTGGTGGCGCGGGGCGCGGGCAAACCCGCCGTGTGCGGCGCCGAGGGACTGCGCGCCGACCGGGCCGCCGGCACCGTACGGATCGGGGACCGGGTGCTGCGCGAGGGCGACGCCGTCTCGCTGGACGGCCGTACCGGAGCCGTCTACGAGGGGACACTGAGCGTCAGTGTCGCCGGACCACCGCCCGAACTGTCCACCCTGCTGGAGTGGGCGGACGGCATGCGCCGGCTGGGCGTGCGGGCCAACGCCGACACCGCCGCGGAGGTGAGCACCGCCGTCGCCCTGGGCGCGGAGGGGGTGGGGCTGTGCCGTACCGAGCACCAGTTCCTCGGCGACCGGCTGCCGCTGATCCGCCGGGTGATTCTGGCCGCCGACGCCGAGGCTCGAGACGAGGCGCTGTCGGCACTGGAAGAGGCTCAGCACGAGGACTTCAAGGCCCTGCTGGCCGCGGTGGGGGACCGGCCGGTGACCGTACGCCTTCTGGACGCCCCGCTGCACGAGTTCCTGCCTGCTGCCGGGGAAGCTCAGGACGCCGCCGAGGAACAGCGGGCCGCCGCACTGCGCGAGGCGAACCCGATGCTCGGTCTGCGCGGCGTGCGCCTGGCCCTGCTGCACGAGAGGCTCTACCCGGCGCAGGCCGAGGCGCTCTTCACCGCCTGGGCCGATGTGGCTGCCACCGGAGTCCGCCCCCAGCTCGAAGTGATGATCCCGCTCGTCAGCCTGCCGGAGGAACTGGCTGCCGCGGCAGCCTACGTACGGGGCGCCGCCGAGGCGGTCGCCGCCCGCACCGGCGTGGAGGTCCCGTACCGGCTCGGCACGATGATCGAGACACCGCGGGCCGCGCTGCTGGCCGGCGAACTCGCCGAACACGCCGAGTTCTTCTCCTTCGGCACCAACGACCTCACCCAGCTCACCTACGGATTCTCCCGCGACGACGTCGAGCGCCAGGTACTCGCCTCCTACCAGGAACGCGGGTTCCTGACGGCCAGCCCGTTCGCCCGGCTCGACCCGCACGGGGTGGGCGCGCTGATCGCCCTGGCGGTGGAGCGGGCTCGGAGCGTACGCCCCGACATCAAGCTGGGCGTGTGCGGTGAGCACGGCGGAGATCCGGAGTCCATCGCCTTCTGCGACGGCCTGGGCCTCGACTACGTCTCTTGTTCCGCGCACCGCGTGCCGGTCGCCCGGATGGCGGCGGCCCACAGTGCCGTGCGGGAGCAGCGCGACGAGAGCGGGAGCGCACGATGA
- a CDS encoding enoyl-CoA hydratase/isomerase family protein yields MSTQPVRVVRHPDGVVELRLEDPGRGNALDLPTAEALRDAAVEVAADPGGAVLLRAAGAAFCVGGDLRAFAGRGEDTGAYVHAVATAAHAAVRTLYELPVPVVTAVRGAAAGGGIGLALVGDIVLAARSARFRLAYTAMGLTPDCGATWLLPRLVGPRLATDLVLTNRVLTGDEAERLGLVSRAVEDDEVDEAAYRTAAELAGGAGEALRAAKRLLRDGAEGGLSRHLDEEARLIAGLAGSDEAQARMTSFLAPRVRARVGSGQSAPGSPESVS; encoded by the coding sequence ATGAGCACCCAGCCGGTCCGTGTCGTCCGTCACCCCGACGGAGTCGTCGAGCTGAGGCTGGAGGATCCCGGGAGAGGCAACGCCCTGGACCTCCCGACGGCCGAGGCGCTGCGGGACGCAGCCGTCGAGGTGGCCGCCGATCCGGGCGGCGCGGTTCTGCTGCGGGCGGCCGGCGCCGCCTTCTGTGTGGGCGGTGACCTGCGTGCCTTCGCCGGCCGGGGCGAGGACACGGGCGCCTATGTGCACGCCGTGGCGACCGCCGCACATGCGGCGGTGCGGACTCTGTACGAGCTGCCGGTCCCCGTGGTGACCGCCGTGCGCGGCGCCGCCGCGGGCGGCGGGATCGGTCTTGCCCTGGTCGGCGACATCGTCCTGGCCGCACGGTCGGCGCGCTTCCGGCTGGCCTACACGGCGATGGGGCTCACCCCGGATTGCGGGGCCACCTGGCTTCTGCCGCGCCTGGTGGGCCCCCGTCTGGCGACTGACCTGGTCCTCACCAACCGGGTTCTCACGGGCGACGAGGCCGAGCGGCTCGGTCTGGTCTCCCGGGCCGTCGAGGACGACGAAGTGGACGAGGCCGCGTACCGGACCGCCGCCGAACTCGCAGGTGGGGCGGGTGAGGCACTGCGCGCCGCGAAGCGCCTGCTGCGTGACGGTGCCGAGGGCGGGCTGAGTCGTCACCTCGACGAGGAGGCGCGGCTGATCGCCGGCCTGGCGGGGAGCGACGAGGCGCAGGCGCGGATGACGTCGTTCCTGGCCCCGCGGGTTCGTGCACGGGTGGGCAGCGGCCAGTCCGCGCCCGGCAGTCCGGAAAGTGTTTCTTGA